A window from Ignavibacteriota bacterium encodes these proteins:
- a CDS encoding glycosyltransferase family 2 protein — MIDLTIIIVHYHAEEYLRGCLNSIFKMEQRVTYEVIVIDNGSEGEKIQSILQEFPSARYIKNSINIGFVKANNQGLVLANGRYVLFLNPDTEIQNQSISLMVEYLNTNHNVGIVGPQLLYSDGTVQTSYFHFPNTFSIFIEFFLSSRLATYFEKQIAMITNPKKVDVIRGACLMARKELLTLLGGMNEHLFMYSEETDLCYKTKQVGFENVFLPSSVVYHHEQKSMKKQQKEFVTFHYLRSKLIFLFDNYSYSRAKLLSFILKSGLLTRIFIYKLFNKEKAYFLSSVVNILRDDGIW, encoded by the coding sequence ATGATTGATTTAACCATCATTATCGTTCATTACCATGCAGAAGAATATTTACGCGGGTGTTTGAATTCGATTTTCAAAATGGAACAACGAGTTACATATGAAGTCATAGTAATTGATAATGGTTCGGAAGGTGAGAAAATACAATCCATTCTTCAGGAATTTCCTAGCGCTCGTTATATCAAAAATTCAATAAATATTGGGTTCGTGAAAGCCAATAATCAAGGGCTAGTGCTTGCAAACGGAAGATATGTATTATTCTTAAATCCGGATACTGAAATTCAGAATCAATCAATTTCATTGATGGTAGAATATTTAAATACAAATCATAATGTTGGTATAGTTGGTCCACAGTTACTTTATTCAGACGGAACAGTCCAAACTTCTTATTTTCATTTTCCTAATACATTTTCCATCTTCATTGAATTCTTCCTTTCAAGTCGTTTAGCAACATATTTTGAAAAACAAATTGCCATGATCACCAATCCAAAAAAAGTGGATGTTATTCGCGGTGCCTGTTTGATGGCGAGGAAAGAATTATTAACATTGCTCGGTGGAATGAATGAACACCTGTTTATGTACTCTGAAGAAACCGACCTATGCTACAAGACTAAACAAGTAGGATTTGAAAATGTATTTTTACCATCGTCTGTTGTTTATCATCATGAACAAAAAAGTATGAAAAAACAACAAAAAGAATTTGTAACATTTCATTATCTTCGAAGCAAATTAATATTTCTCTTTGATAATTATTCATATAGTAGAGCGAAATTACTTTCATTCATTCTCAAATCCGGATTACTTACAAGAATTTTCATTTACAAATTATTCAATAAGGAAAAAGCATATTTCCTAAGTTCGGTTGTAAATATTTTAAGGGATGATGGCATCTGGTGA
- a CDS encoding class I SAM-dependent methyltransferase has protein sequence MPERVYNEQKEDQELLAQHIARYNFAKSYVFEKNVVDIACGSGYGCSILADGSPKKITGIDISPDAIEYARRSCSNSLVEFIVGSIDVLAEVRDVNLIVSFETIEHIKDYNGFLKTCCSVLNEKGMLIISTPLRKNGSLEDVPSNPFHVREWNDSEFTQMLYGHFRQLEIFYQYMYKKKWYPGSRTISKQQAKYFFSRGAVQMKNYEVLSSPPNLGNIEIESAYIIAICHNQHRI, from the coding sequence ATGCCTGAACGTGTATATAATGAACAAAAGGAAGACCAAGAACTACTTGCACAGCATATTGCGAGATATAATTTTGCAAAATCCTATGTGTTTGAAAAAAATGTTGTGGATATAGCGTGCGGAAGCGGTTACGGTTGCTCCATTTTAGCTGATGGTTCACCGAAGAAAATCACTGGGATAGATATATCTCCCGATGCAATTGAGTATGCAAGACGTTCTTGCTCGAATTCATTAGTGGAATTTATTGTTGGAAGCATCGATGTTCTCGCAGAGGTAAGGGATGTTAATTTAATAGTCTCTTTTGAAACTATTGAACACATAAAAGATTATAATGGATTTCTTAAAACATGTTGTAGTGTATTGAACGAAAAAGGAATGTTAATTATTTCAACTCCTCTGAGAAAAAATGGTTCATTAGAAGATGTTCCTTCTAATCCATTTCATGTTCGAGAATGGAATGATAGTGAATTTACACAAATGCTTTATGGTCATTTTAGACAATTAGAAATTTTCTATCAATACATGTATAAAAAAAAATGGTATCCAGGTAGTAGAACGATTTCAAAACAACAAGCAAAATATTTTTTTTCACGCGGAGCAGTGCAAATGAAAAATTATGAAGTGCTTTCTTCCCCACCTAACCTTGGTAATATTGAAATTGAATCTGCTTACATTATAGCCATTTGCCACAATCAACATAGAATCTAA
- a CDS encoding oligosaccharide flippase family protein, with protein MFNSGKRTFAQNSFLNFFTHLFSIIISFVCVPYLIAKLGTNTIGLLSILWLIIGYFGLFDIGLGQATTKYLSEHFAKGERQGALELFFSSLQLSSLFGLLGFVVMFVFSYIGLEEIINIDSSMHGGAKISLQLLAIGIPAVIIQGTLRAIPIAKNRFDVVNMIQIVNVLLQWGGSSIILYFGGGLISVILLTVITRYGTLLYYFWFAFKEFPEMKILRRYSGSNHSAQLLRFGGWVMVAQIIGPLILFLERMFIGKLDSLSSVAYFIIPSDAILKLVIFPMSIASTIIPTISGYWISDEGRDRGSIIFQSAVKTTFILFLPISVILVIFHKEILFFWLGSDFVERSGYVLLLFSIGIFFHSLAQLPNAMLQAVGKPDITAKLLLIELPLYAIVCYLFTKEYGIVGTSLSWLLRVLVETIVLFISTNSLLKKYLSRFNFSYLWKSILFVSIGGSVLTLSKLYISGLFLESTAIMLFFILYLLCIWFFVFEEQEKIFVKQLKSIIVL; from the coding sequence ATGTTTAATTCGGGTAAACGAACATTTGCACAAAATTCATTTTTGAATTTCTTTACGCATTTATTCAGCATCATCATAAGTTTTGTTTGTGTTCCTTATTTGATTGCCAAACTTGGAACTAATACCATTGGATTACTTTCTATACTATGGTTAATTATTGGTTACTTTGGATTATTTGATATTGGATTAGGGCAGGCAACCACAAAATATCTTTCTGAACATTTCGCCAAAGGCGAGAGACAAGGTGCTCTAGAATTATTTTTTTCTTCACTGCAATTGAGTTCCCTTTTTGGGTTACTTGGTTTTGTTGTCATGTTTGTTTTTTCTTATATCGGACTTGAAGAAATAATAAATATTGATAGTTCTATGCACGGTGGAGCCAAGATATCTCTACAATTGTTAGCCATTGGAATTCCTGCAGTAATTATACAGGGTACATTACGTGCTATTCCAATAGCTAAAAATAGGTTCGATGTTGTAAATATGATCCAAATAGTAAACGTACTGTTACAATGGGGCGGCTCATCTATCATATTATATTTTGGTGGAGGATTGATTTCTGTGATATTATTAACTGTAATCACGCGTTACGGTACATTACTATATTACTTTTGGTTTGCGTTCAAAGAGTTCCCTGAAATGAAGATTCTAAGAAGGTATTCAGGCTCAAACCATTCTGCACAATTATTGAGATTCGGAGGGTGGGTAATGGTTGCACAAATTATCGGTCCGCTAATATTATTTCTTGAAAGAATGTTTATTGGTAAATTGGATTCATTATCCTCTGTAGCATACTTTATTATTCCAAGCGATGCGATATTGAAATTGGTGATATTTCCGATGAGTATTGCAAGCACTATTATTCCCACTATAAGCGGATATTGGATTTCAGATGAAGGAAGAGATCGCGGTAGTATCATTTTTCAAAGTGCAGTAAAAACTACGTTTATTTTATTTCTTCCGATTTCAGTTATTTTGGTGATATTTCATAAAGAAATTCTTTTTTTCTGGTTAGGAAGTGATTTTGTGGAGAGAAGCGGATATGTGCTACTCTTGTTTTCAATTGGGATTTTTTTCCATTCACTTGCCCAACTACCGAATGCAATGCTTCAGGCTGTTGGTAAACCCGATATAACAGCGAAACTTCTTCTTATAGAATTACCACTCTATGCGATAGTTTGCTATCTCTTTACTAAAGAATACGGTATCGTTGGTACATCATTGAGTTGGCTTCTTCGAGTTCTTGTCGAAACTATTGTACTCTTCATTTCTACGAATAGTTTATTAAAGAAGTATTTATCTCGTTTTAATTTTTCATATTTGTGGAAAAGCATTTTGTTCGTTTCAATAGGAGGTTCTGTGTTAACTCTGAGTAAGTTGTACATTTCAGGTCTGTTCTTGGAATCTACTGCTATAATGCTCTTTTTTATATTGTATTTGTTGTGTATATGGTTTTTTGTATTTGAAGAACAAGAAAAAATATTTGTTAAACAATTGAAATCAATTATTGTACTCTAA